The following are from one region of the Aspergillus luchuensis IFO 4308 DNA, chromosome 4, nearly complete sequence genome:
- a CDS encoding pirin family protein (COG:I;~EggNog:ENOG410PN57;~InterPro:IPR014710,IPR011051,IPR003829;~PFAM:PF02678;~TransMembrane:1 (i55-77o)), producing MDGAGICWLGPLVSLTPCLLTHPRPARANPGSPARSIKSISDLDKRRNTFFRMQIATPSYLFLFFVPLILLLIKSILPTNSVMSKPLAHASIVARRSSERGYAEHGGWLKSFHTFSFASYYDHRFNNFGSLRVLNEDRVAARNGFPTHPHRDAEIFSYILNGELTHRDSMIKKGAEGAQGKQFYRMKRGDVQFTTGGTGIAHSEQNESNKPVHFLQIWALPWKYGLKPQYHTRTFDEAAKRKAFVPILSPLAAGPEATPADEEAAVPKIPDTIPIHADFVMGAGIIEPGQKFQWTVGAGEDVVSRKKKRNVYVHLPMTKNGKAQIRLDHRDEAVLSEGDGAFITGVNAGDVLSVESVGDAEAEVIVLDSD from the exons ATGGACGGCGCTGGCATTTGCTGGTTGGGCCCCTTAGTCAGTCTTACCCCATGCTTACTTACCCATCCGCGCCCCGCCCGAGCCAATCCCGGATCGCCGGCCAGGAGTATAAAGTCGATCAGCGATCTAGACAAGCGACGAAATACTTTCTTCAGAATGCAAATTGCAACACCATCCTAcctcttcttattctttgttCCTCTAATATTGCTCCTCATCAAGTCAATTCTTCCCACCAATTCCGTTATGTCCAAACCTCTCGCCCACGCTTCCATTGTCGCCCGTCGCTCCAGTGAGCGCGGGTACGCCGAACACGGCGGCTGGCTCAAAAGCTTCCACACCTTCAGTTTTGCCAGTTACTATGACCACCGCTTTAACAACTTTGGCAGTCTGCGCGTTCTCAATGAGGACCGTGTAGCGGCTCGTAATGGATTCCCAACCCACCCTCACCGCGATGCCGAAATCTTCAGCTACATCCTCAACGGAGAGCTCACGCACCGCGATAGCATGATCAAAAAGGGTGCGGAAGGCGCCCAGGGCAAGCAATTCTACCGCATGAAGCGTGGCGACGTTCAATTCACCACTGGTGGAACAG GAATCGCACACTCCGAACAAAACGAATCCAACAAGCCCGTCCACTTCCTCCAGATCTGGGCTCTGCCCTGGAAATATGGCCTCAAGCCCCAATACCACACCCGCACATTCGACGAAGCCGCCAAGCGCAAAGCATTCGTCCCGATCCTCTCCCCGCTGGCTGCCGGGCCCGAAGCAACCCCtgccgacgaggaagccGCCGTCCCTAAGATCCCAGACACGATCCCGATTCACGCAGACTTTGTGATGGGCGCGGGAATCATTGAACCCGGGCAGAAGTTCCAGTGGACTGTTGGTGCTGGCGAAGACGTGGTTAgccgcaagaagaagaggaacgtGTATGTGCATTTGCCCATGACGAAGAACGGCAAGGCCCAGATCCGGTTGGATCATCGGGACGAGGCGGTTCTGAGTGAGGGTGATGGAGCGTTCATCACAGGGGTGAATGCGGGTGATGTGCTGAGTGTGGAGAGTGTTGGGGATGCTGAGGCTGAGGTTATTGTTTTGGATAGTGATTAG
- a CDS encoding Zn(II)2Cys6 transcription factor (COG:S;~EggNog:ENOG410PTVY;~InterPro:IPR036864,IPR021858,IPR001138;~PFAM:PF00172;~TransMembrane:1 (i186-203o);~go_function: GO:0000981 - DNA-binding transcription factor activity, RNA polymerase II-specific [Evidence IEA];~go_function: GO:0008270 - zinc ion binding [Evidence IEA];~go_process: GO:0006355 - regulation of transcription, DNA-templated [Evidence IEA]): MESEKKRRASKPKVKSGCRTCKIRRVKCDEGRPACKRCVSTGRVCDGYGIWSEGRKTTYGGNSGAPRVFQPLLSSYNAPVPIPHAACAEQKCVEWFIECTIFKIGGVFSSQFWGRTVVQALSQEPAVRHAVMALASTHKYRAQRSDKDTTMASQLSEHEKFTLQHYNKAIGCLHAEIRRHSQRPQSVIVALITCMVFVTLELMRGQYRTSHAHLQHGLKLVKEIQKLSGTSKTGKIMIRTSSQTNEDDVIEAFSRLGVHYALLGHGTKYSNLDYDIQPRHLPYKFESIEQARQYLDVLLAKAQCLVELVRHIETGMCVATRGYEQYLESQWRLEKDLEIWLDVYRSSLDGFSAQDLIKNTLATRLLGMYHTMASIMVRTCIPWDDDMAFDLQTDRFMSIIREAIDMCQALRTAYPDFPMSGSLNCPLGMAFTMDIGFIQPLYYTAIKCRIPQIRRHAIGLLRLAPHREGIWNGALTARIAEEVVAYEESNIDTSFTVGKSLDLLSLPEAGSSVTILPSLCRISDVHVELPDENTGEATVTFWQREDGRSWKVGERKFQTEDP; encoded by the exons ATGGAATCCGAGAAGAAGCGCCGTGCGAGCAAGCCTAAAGTCAAATCCGGCTGTCGGACATGCAA AATTCGTCGAGTCAAATGCGACGAGGGTCGACCGGCGTGCAAGAGGTGCGTGTCCACCGGCCGCGTTTGCGATGGCTATGGAATTTGGagcgagggaaggaaaaccACCTATGGCGGTAATTCTGGCGCACCGAGGGTTTTCCAGCCCCTCCTGTCTAGTTACAATGCACCGGTACCAATTCCCCATGCCGCATGTGCTGAACAGAAATGCGTGGAATGGTTCATCGAATGTACTATTTTTAAGATCGGTGGAGTGTTTTCTTCCCAGTTCTGGGGCAGGACAGTTGTTCAAGCACTTTCTCAAGAGCCAGCAGTGCGACATGCTGTTATGGCATTGGCTTCTACGCATAAATATAGGGCTCAGAGGAGCGACAAGGATACTACAATGGCGAGCCAGCTAAGCGAGCATGAGAAGTTTACTCTTCAACACTACAACAAAGCTATTGGCTGTCTCCATGCTGAAATAAGACGCCACAGCCAACGACCGCAGAGTGTGATAGTTGCCCTCATTACTTGCATGGTATTCGTGACTCTCGAACTGATGCGAGGCCAATACCGAACGAGTCATGCTCATCTACAGCACGGGCTGAAGCTGGTGAAGGAGATTCAGAAACTCTCCGGAACCTCCAAGACCGGAAAGATTATGATAAGGACTTCGTCGCAAACaaatgaggatgatgttaTCGAGGCCTTTAGCAGACTGGGAGTGCACTATGCTCTGCTTGGACATGGGACAAAATACTCGAACCTTGACTATGACATCCAACCTCGTCATTTACCGTACAAATTTGAGTCAATTGAACAAGCAAGACAATATCTGGATGTTCTCTTAGCAAAAGCACAGTGTCTGGTGGAATTGGTTCGTCACATCGAGACGGGCATGTGTGTCGCGACTCGGGGCTACGAGCAATATCTTGAGTCTCAATGGCGCCTGGAAAAGGACTTGGAAATATGGCTTGATGTTTATAGATCGTCACTTGATGGATTTTCAGCTCAAGATTTGATAAAGAATACCTTGGCTACAAGGTTACTCGGGATGTACCATACCATGGCCTCGATCATGGTCAGGACCTGCATTCCATGGGACGACGACATGGCATTCGACCTACAAACCGACAGATTCATGTCCATTATCCGTGAGGCAATCGACATGTGTCAAGCTCTCAGAACCGCATATCCAGATTTTCCCATGAGTGGATCTCTCAATTGCCCGCTGGGCATGGCATTTACGATGGACATTGGCTTCATCCAGCCATTATATTACACTGCAATTAAGTGCCGGATTCCCCAGATCCGACGACACGCGATCGGGTTGCTTCGATTGGCACCTCACCGTGAAGGCATATGGAATGGCGCCCTCACTGCCAGAATTGCGGAGGAGGTAGTTGCATATGAAGAATCGAATATCGACACAAGCTTTACAGTTGGAAAAAGCTTGGATCTCCTCAGCCTGCCAGAAGCGGGTAGTTCAGTTACAATCCTGCCTTCTCTGTGCCGCATCTCAGATGTTCATGTCGAATTGCCCGATGAGAACACAGGAGAGGCTACCGTGACATTCTGGCAGCGCGAAGACGGTAGAAGCTGGAAGGTAGGCGAGAGAAAATTCCAGACGGAGGATCCATAA
- a CDS encoding uncharacterized protein (COG:T;~EggNog:ENOG410PPC2;~InterPro:IPR000719,IPR011009;~PFAM:PF00069;~go_function: GO:0004672 - protein kinase activity [Evidence IEA];~go_function: GO:0005524 - ATP binding [Evidence IEA];~go_process: GO:0006468 - protein phosphorylation [Evidence IEA]) codes for MNSLANLFEVHITRIDKAPIQSCAPAHAIIPMNLIIVPSDQVVNCRVKITDFGSSFFFGKEPLELHTPTALLPPEAFFQDPITPSADIWTLGCTLYDILGERPLFETWADDPDDVIGEMVSTLGKLPKKWWQRWEKRPEFFLENGSWNPNFKRIQTPEFRPLNQRLWQMGRGETPQICELQKTEMASFKRLLEGMLAYEPLERVSAREAMESDFMLKWARPALLRLWG; via the coding sequence ATGAACAGTTTGGCAAACCTTTTTGAGGTCCATATCACAAGGATTGACAAGGCCCCCATCCAATCATGTGCGCCCGCGCACGCCATCATACCCATGAACCTGATCATCGTCCCAAGCGACCAGGTCGTAAATTGCAGAGTCAAAATTACTGACTTTGgctcatctttcttctttggcaAAGAGCCACTGGAGTTACACACACCAACGGCTTTGCTTCCTCCCGAAGCATTCTTCCAGGACCCCATCACCCCATCCGCCGACATATGGACCCTTGGCTGTACGCTATACGATATCCTCGGCGAAAGGCCCCTCTTCGAAACCTGGGCAGATGATCCCGATGATGTGATTGGGGAAATGGTAAGTACACTAGGTAAGCTGCCAAAGAAATGGTGGCAACGCTGGGAAAAGAGACCTGAGTTTTTCCTTGAGAACGGCTCCTGGAACCCAAACTTTAAGAGGATCCAGACACCTGAATTTAGACCTTTGAACCAGCGACTCTGGCagatgggaagaggagagactCCTCAAATTTGCGAACTTCAGAAGACGGAGATGGCTAGCTTCAAGAGGTTGCTGGAGGGGATGTTGGCTTATGAGCCGTTGGAGCGGGTTTCAGCGCGTGAGGCGATGGAGTCTGACTTCATGCTGAAATGGGCGCGTCCGGCACTGTTGAGGCTTTGGGGTTGA